From the Xenorhabdus ishibashii genome, one window contains:
- a CDS encoding saccharopine dehydrogenase, which produces MNNISILLVGGYGVVGRQVAQILNKYHPDLALIIAGRDIDKAKKLSNTLTNSTYLLFDIENPSVSNKLKIDIILTLVNDTEDKLLHFAHQNNIAYVDITRWTEPLQIALSKAAVMQSQKPNHMIFASSWMAGIVAAFINDISQSFTSIESIDISVLYSLHDKAGPNSIYYLDRLTTPFIVKNKGKYQKIFPFSDERMILFGDGNYHKVFRVDMPEQFILPLITNAQTVATRIGFDNPKSNQLLSFLVKKGIWKLLSTRIATGLRRKILYNPGQGYKHQIRTDIQGIDRKGYRKCVCFQLMDPEGQTHLTATGAAALVIQLTEQIKNNAPAIFSTGEIFLDIEKLKMLLSTEHIQFSVNSDVE; this is translated from the coding sequence ATGAATAACATTTCTATATTACTCGTTGGTGGTTATGGTGTTGTAGGTCGTCAAGTTGCACAAATCCTTAATAAATATCATCCTGATTTAGCGTTAATTATTGCCGGAAGGGATATTGACAAAGCCAAAAAACTGTCTAATACACTGACTAATTCAACATATTTGTTATTTGATATTGAAAACCCTTCTGTATCCAATAAATTAAAAATTGATATCATATTAACCTTGGTTAATGATACGGAAGACAAATTATTACATTTTGCACATCAGAATAATATCGCGTATGTGGATATAACACGTTGGACGGAACCTTTACAAATCGCACTCAGTAAAGCAGCCGTTATGCAAAGCCAAAAACCGAATCATATGATTTTTGCATCATCATGGATGGCTGGAATTGTAGCAGCATTCATCAATGATATCAGTCAGTCATTCACAAGTATTGAGAGTATCGATATAAGTGTATTATATTCTTTGCATGACAAAGCTGGACCAAACTCAATTTATTATCTGGATAGGCTGACAACCCCTTTTATAGTAAAAAACAAGGGTAAATATCAAAAGATTTTTCCTTTCTCTGATGAACGTATGATTTTATTTGGTGATGGTAACTACCATAAAGTTTTTCGTGTTGATATGCCCGAACAATTTATATTACCTTTAATTACAAATGCACAAACTGTCGCAACCAGAATCGGTTTTGATAATCCTAAGAGTAATCAGCTATTATCTTTCTTGGTTAAAAAAGGGATTTGGAAACTATTATCAACGAGAATAGCGACCGGCCTTCGTAGAAAAATCTTATATAATCCAGGCCAAGGATATAAGCATCAAATTCGCACGGATATACAAGGTATTGATAGAAAAGGATATCGTAAGTGTGTCTGTTTTCAACTGATGGATCCAGAAGGGCAGACGCATTTAACAGCAACAGGGGCGGCGGCTTTAGTGATACAGTTAACGGAACAGATAAAGAATAATGCTCCGGCGATCTTCAGTACTGGCGAAATATTCTTAGATATTGAAAAGTTGAAAATGCTGTTATCGACAGAACATATTCAGTTCAGTGTTAATAGTGACGTAGAGTAA
- a CDS encoding NAD(P)H-dependent oxidoreductase — protein MKHLIIYAHPNPKSFNHAIKEKIISEIVNKGEEYSLISLYDEQFNPILDSPDFEALHRGKVLPDIAKSQTMVKESDHLIFIYPIWWFGQPAILKGWIDRVFSNGFAYYEDENTFIPYLTGKTATVFITLGTEKNILIQNGMEIDHFMRSMTFGTLGLVGISPVDVIPFYAIPKVSDEERKSMLESIVI, from the coding sequence ATGAAGCACTTGATTATCTACGCTCATCCTAATCCTAAAAGTTTTAATCATGCCATTAAAGAAAAGATAATTAGTGAAATAGTTAATAAAGGTGAAGAATACAGCCTTATTTCTCTTTATGATGAGCAATTTAATCCTATACTTGATAGCCCAGATTTTGAAGCTCTGCACAGAGGTAAGGTATTGCCGGACATTGCGAAAAGTCAAACTATGGTGAAAGAATCTGATCATCTTATTTTTATTTATCCCATCTGGTGGTTTGGTCAGCCAGCCATACTTAAGGGTTGGATTGACCGAGTTTTTTCTAATGGTTTTGCTTATTATGAAGATGAAAATACTTTTATTCCTTATTTAACAGGAAAAACCGCAACGGTATTTATCACTTTAGGAACTGAAAAAAATATTTTAATCCAAAATGGTATGGAAATAGATCACTTCATGCGCAGCATGACCTTTGGAACGTTAGGTCTAGTGGGTATTTCTCCCGTTGACGTTATCCCTTTTTATGCTATTCCTAAGGTCAGTGACGAAGAAAGAAAAAGCATGCTGGAATCGATAGTTATTTAG
- a CDS encoding SDR family NAD(P)-dependent oxidoreductase, translated as MLTFIVTGAASGIGFAVCQKLVAAGYHVIAIDINRDGLNELVEQSPDYIHPLQIDLVEEEALTSELMPLVKEREIKGIVVSHGKADDNDIDQNDIWDLVLTTNLHSTQRLLSQVVPDIVSGGRIVIISSILGKIGTTRNTAYCASKHALLGLTKSLALDLAKRHITVNAVLPAWVNTPMFVRGLEPQAQLLGCSTSVLLKRAAKRIPLRRLVSPQDVAGTVMFFISPEAAMITAQGLTIDGGERGGM; from the coding sequence ATGCTAACATTTATTGTGACTGGTGCAGCAAGCGGTATTGGATTTGCTGTTTGCCAAAAACTTGTTGCGGCTGGATATCACGTTATTGCCATTGATATTAACCGGGATGGATTAAATGAGTTAGTCGAACAATCACCAGACTATATTCATCCCCTTCAAATCGATTTAGTTGAAGAGGAAGCATTAACCAGCGAATTAATGCCTCTGGTTAAAGAGCGTGAAATAAAAGGGATCGTTGTTAGCCATGGTAAAGCGGATGATAATGATATTGACCAAAATGATATCTGGGATTTGGTACTGACAACCAACCTACATTCGACTCAGCGTCTATTATCACAGGTTGTACCTGATATCGTTTCTGGTGGGCGAATTGTCATTATTTCATCTATCCTTGGCAAGATAGGGACAACCCGTAATACAGCTTATTGTGCATCAAAACATGCTTTACTTGGTTTAACCAAATCATTAGCGCTGGATCTCGCGAAGCGACATATTACGGTCAATGCCGTGTTGCCTGCTTGGGTAAATACACCAATGTTTGTCAGAGGTCTGGAACCCCAGGCGCAATTATTAGGATGTTCAACATCCGTCTTATTAAAAAGGGCAGCTAAAAGAATTCCATTACGACGTTTAGTTAGTCCACAGGATGTTGCCGGTACAGTCATGTTTTTCATTTCTCCTGAGGCTGCTATGATTACAGCTCAGGGGTTAACCATTGATGGGGGTGAAAGAGGAGGCATGTAA
- a CDS encoding SDR family NAD(P)-dependent oxidoreductase encodes MNHHGELRSDTITKNAIVTGGSKGIGKAIVLSLLARGYRIAFCYRNETPQLTDFIAEIKLIYPDILPIKADLAKAEEVNTFINKVINVFGRIDLLVNNVGITRDGLLATMETKNIELLINNNLLSYILCSREVLKAMIPQRSGHIINISSISASKPNKGQSIYAATKGGIESLTRALAVEVAPKNIRVNAVAPGIIQTEMTENLLSTYKELVNNKVILKRVGHVNNITSAIHFLIENNYITGEVINVNGGIALS; translated from the coding sequence ATGAACCATCACGGAGAGTTAAGATCAGACACCATCACAAAAAATGCCATTGTGACGGGAGGCAGTAAAGGTATTGGTAAAGCTATCGTTTTAAGTTTGTTGGCGAGGGGATATCGGATCGCTTTTTGTTATCGAAATGAAACTCCTCAATTAACTGATTTTATTGCCGAAATTAAGTTAATTTACCCAGATATCTTACCTATTAAGGCTGATTTGGCTAAAGCTGAAGAAGTTAATACATTTATTAATAAGGTGATTAACGTATTTGGTCGTATTGATCTTCTGGTCAATAATGTCGGGATAACCCGCGATGGGTTGCTGGCGACAATGGAAACTAAAAATATTGAATTACTGATCAATAACAATTTGTTGAGCTATATTTTGTGTAGCCGTGAAGTGCTGAAAGCGATGATACCACAGCGGAGTGGTCACATTATCAATATCTCTTCCATTTCAGCCAGCAAGCCAAATAAAGGCCAGTCCATTTATGCGGCAACTAAAGGTGGAATAGAATCATTGACACGGGCGCTTGCCGTTGAGGTAGCGCCTAAAAATATTCGGGTTAATGCTGTCGCACCGGGAATTATTCAAACAGAGATGACAGAGAATTTATTAAGTACATATAAGGAATTAGTCAATAATAAAGTAATACTCAAACGAGTTGGGCATGTTAATAATATTACCAGTGCAATACATTTTCTTATAGAAAATAATTATATAACGGGTGAGGTTATTAATGTTAATGGTGGCATAGCACTCAGTTAA
- a CDS encoding aminotransferase class III-fold pyridoxal phosphate-dependent enzyme, whose translation MENYAIFCKPQLTQALISLGLNRTYHRAAGNFLYYKDENDKEIPVLDLLGGYGATLLGHNSPFIREKIKSYLDEEIPVHNQFSIRKPAALLAERLNELLKEETGTHRDFIFCFASTGAESMEVALKSAEFTRNAQLEELEQEVVTAITKISADKEIVLTEEQRQRLQLGANATVEEIKLALMAFVQERLNTKPTFLVLEHAFHGKMIMTANCTHGAMYRHYLRRMKIDTHFLSSEKLNEFASMGEKANDIFNSWLWLPQEENNQIILTKKPFRVVTAFLVEPIQGEGGVYPLNAEQISGINRLKQILGCPVIADEVQSGSGRCGFLVASSDVDLDADYYVLSKALGAGYVKIGVVAIRQESFTPGFDVIQSSTFGEDDFSCRVAHDFVNLLHADQRHLLKQVTQLGEEFRTRLNALKEQYPDVIRDVRGKGLIWGIEFHDVINSDSYILQNIAVQGSLGYVISGHLLCGSHIRVAPSGSAANVIRVEPSVFLEIEQIIRFVDALSKVCLAIRHADAGFIVAPMLGKKDHTVATDYRRIEASQNDDREADYKVAFINHLISASGLREVDPSLSIFSDEELELFVENSTFNLATKPFKAARIRSDKGKSVEFTLYPLTVTSKMIKKALEKNELGRLRHEIEVRVTQAASEGNMVVGLGMFTSIITNNGKSLKNTSINVTTGNALTIGIGIEALQKSITDRDSTNMRIAIVGGAGNIGSVYAKILGPQFQEMILIGSSNHGSLKKLDRVKYHIYENIYNQFIINKMPVTEGLAKRIVDGLSTMPADYLIGKTNIGMEIEHYLNQYYPTQTFIYTSQNISDIENCDVIVCASNASEAFLSVEKIKQKAIVCDISVPHNLSDEDVLSRPDIKILRGGIVQTPHNDSLDNRVRAYLKEGQIYACMAETILLGLEEYQGNFSYGNISADQVIDIMAIARKHNFTLSDIKENSSL comes from the coding sequence ATGGAAAATTACGCTATTTTTTGTAAACCTCAGCTAACTCAGGCATTAATTTCACTTGGTTTAAACAGAACTTATCACCGGGCAGCAGGTAATTTTCTCTATTACAAAGATGAAAATGATAAAGAAATTCCTGTCTTGGATCTCTTGGGAGGATATGGTGCGACATTATTAGGCCATAACTCTCCTTTTATAAGAGAAAAAATAAAGTCCTATCTTGATGAAGAAATTCCTGTTCATAACCAATTTTCCATCAGAAAACCTGCCGCATTATTAGCTGAACGTCTTAATGAATTACTAAAAGAAGAAACTGGAACTCATCGTGATTTTATCTTCTGTTTTGCGAGTACAGGGGCGGAGTCGATGGAAGTTGCACTGAAAAGTGCAGAATTTACACGTAATGCTCAACTTGAAGAGTTAGAGCAGGAAGTCGTAACAGCGATTACCAAAATCAGTGCTGATAAAGAAATTGTACTGACAGAGGAACAGCGCCAGCGTTTGCAATTGGGGGCAAATGCCACTGTCGAAGAGATAAAATTAGCCTTGATGGCGTTTGTTCAGGAACGATTGAATACAAAACCAACATTCTTAGTTCTTGAACATGCTTTTCATGGAAAAATGATCATGACGGCCAACTGTACGCATGGTGCCATGTATCGTCATTATCTAAGAAGAATGAAAATAGACACGCATTTCCTTTCTTCTGAAAAATTGAATGAATTTGCGAGCATGGGTGAAAAAGCCAATGATATTTTTAATAGTTGGTTGTGGTTACCGCAAGAAGAGAATAACCAAATTATTTTAACGAAGAAACCATTCAGAGTTGTTACCGCATTTCTCGTAGAACCTATACAGGGAGAGGGCGGCGTTTACCCGCTTAATGCAGAACAAATTAGCGGAATTAACCGGCTAAAACAGATATTGGGTTGCCCTGTTATTGCTGATGAAGTTCAATCAGGATCAGGAAGATGTGGGTTTTTAGTCGCATCCAGTGATGTCGATCTTGATGCAGACTATTACGTTCTTTCCAAGGCCTTGGGAGCGGGATATGTCAAAATTGGGGTAGTGGCTATCCGTCAGGAAAGTTTTACACCGGGATTTGATGTCATCCAAAGCTCCACCTTTGGTGAAGATGATTTTTCTTGTCGGGTAGCACATGATTTCGTCAATCTTCTGCATGCTGACCAGCGCCACTTACTAAAACAAGTGACTCAGTTAGGGGAGGAATTCAGAACACGGTTGAATGCGCTGAAAGAACAGTATCCTGATGTCATTCGAGATGTTCGTGGCAAGGGATTGATCTGGGGAATAGAGTTTCATGATGTCATTAATTCTGACTCCTATATCTTACAAAATATTGCCGTACAAGGTAGCTTAGGCTATGTGATTAGTGGGCATTTATTGTGTGGTAGCCACATTCGTGTCGCCCCTTCTGGAAGTGCAGCAAACGTTATTCGTGTAGAACCCTCAGTATTTCTGGAAATTGAACAAATTATTCGGTTTGTTGATGCCCTTTCCAAAGTTTGTCTGGCGATCCGTCATGCTGACGCAGGGTTTATCGTTGCTCCCATGCTTGGGAAAAAGGATCACACTGTGGCTACAGATTATCGGCGGATAGAAGCCTCGCAGAATGATGACAGAGAGGCTGACTATAAAGTGGCTTTTATTAATCATCTGATTTCCGCAAGCGGGCTTAGGGAGGTTGATCCCTCACTCAGCATATTTAGTGATGAAGAATTAGAGCTGTTTGTCGAAAATTCCACCTTTAATCTCGCAACCAAACCTTTCAAAGCGGCACGTATCCGTTCGGATAAGGGTAAATCGGTGGAATTCACGCTCTATCCACTGACAGTGACGTCAAAAATGATCAAAAAAGCACTAGAAAAAAATGAGTTAGGGCGCTTACGGCATGAAATTGAAGTTCGGGTTACTCAAGCAGCCTCTGAAGGGAATATGGTCGTTGGGTTGGGCATGTTTACGTCTATCATCACCAATAATGGCAAATCCTTAAAAAATACGTCAATCAACGTGACAACAGGTAATGCTTTGACTATAGGCATTGGCATTGAAGCCTTGCAGAAAAGTATTACCGATCGAGATAGCACTAACATGCGGATAGCGATTGTGGGAGGGGCAGGGAATATCGGAAGTGTTTATGCAAAGATATTAGGCCCTCAATTTCAAGAAATGATCTTGATAGGTAGCAGTAATCACGGTTCGCTGAAAAAACTGGATAGAGTGAAATACCATATTTATGAAAATATCTATAACCAGTTTATTATTAACAAGATGCCAGTCACTGAAGGGTTAGCAAAAAGAATAGTTGATGGTCTTTCCACTATGCCTGCTGATTATCTCATTGGTAAGACAAATATTGGAATGGAGATAGAGCACTATTTGAATCAGTATTACCCCACTCAGACATTTATCTACACCTCTCAAAATATTTCTGATATTGAAAACTGTGATGTGATTGTGTGTGCGTCGAATGCTTCAGAGGCTTTTTTATCGGTTGAAAAAATCAAACAAAAAGCAATTGTCTGTGATATTTCAGTACCACATAACCTTTCTGACGAAGATGTTCTTAGTCGGCCAGATATCAAAATATTGCGGGGAGGAATTGTTCAGACACCTCACAATGATAGTTTAGATAATCGTGTCCGTGCCTATTTAAAGGAAGGGCAAATTTATGCTTGCATGGCAGAAACGATTTTATTGGGGTTAGAAGAGTACCAAGGGAATTTTTCATACGGGAATATTTCTGCTGATCAGGTGATTGATATTATGGCAATCGCCAGAAAACATAATTTCACTTTATCTGATATCAAAGAGAATTCAAGTTTATGA
- a CDS encoding beta-ketoacyl-[acyl-carrier-protein] synthase family protein, translating into MLSDHRVVVTGMGVVSAFGTRLDTVWKKLCDGESAVKPLVFEDNGVLPVKYGAQIDFNTLLTENSASLPTSGITDKRGIMGIISASRALEDAGLFMPSWEKNKQPIGIYGCSGVTELSEDDRHLWRKSRHDEDTEQQAIAALFEQRHNLSFCSGIRCSNDGMVKEIARRFSLSGPAVNVNAACAGATHAIGLACQSIKRGETSIMLAGGADSVINLHTLIGLKLLGAAATTEKWGNRLCRPFDKDRSGLVAGEGGAFLVLESEESALRRGAKIYAEIKGYGASLDAYKLTAPHPTGIGAESAIRRAIKDSGLHLHQIDYINAHGTSTPLNDAQESAVIKRIFGSQPPLISSTKSMLGHWIAAAGAIEAVATVLTVKHKFIPPTINLEIADPLCDLDYVPNYGRPFLVKNAITNSFGFGGINSCLVIGDYDGK; encoded by the coding sequence ATGCTATCTGACCATCGTGTTGTTGTTACAGGAATGGGGGTCGTGAGTGCTTTCGGCACCCGTCTTGATACTGTTTGGAAAAAGCTCTGTGATGGAGAATCAGCAGTTAAGCCACTCGTATTTGAGGATAATGGTGTACTGCCTGTGAAATATGGCGCTCAGATTGATTTTAATACTTTACTCACTGAAAACTCAGCCTCTCTACCGACATCAGGTATCACGGATAAGCGTGGCATTATGGGCATTATCTCAGCGTCCAGAGCGCTGGAAGATGCGGGGTTATTCATGCCGAGCTGGGAGAAGAATAAACAGCCTATCGGCATTTATGGATGTAGTGGCGTGACCGAACTCTCAGAGGATGACAGACATCTATGGCGCAAAAGTCGTCATGACGAGGACACTGAACAACAAGCTATTGCAGCCTTGTTCGAACAACGTCATAACTTGAGTTTCTGTTCCGGCATAAGATGCAGCAACGATGGCATGGTAAAAGAAATCGCACGCCGATTTTCTTTATCGGGGCCTGCGGTAAACGTGAATGCTGCTTGTGCTGGAGCGACCCATGCTATCGGGCTGGCTTGTCAATCCATAAAAAGAGGCGAAACGTCCATCATGCTGGCGGGTGGGGCTGACTCAGTTATCAATCTTCATACCTTGATAGGGCTGAAATTATTGGGAGCGGCTGCCACAACAGAAAAGTGGGGTAATAGACTTTGTCGCCCCTTTGATAAAGATCGTAGTGGATTGGTTGCGGGTGAAGGTGGTGCATTTCTGGTTCTTGAAAGTGAAGAAAGTGCGCTACGCAGAGGAGCCAAAATTTATGCTGAGATTAAAGGCTATGGGGCTTCCTTAGATGCCTATAAATTGACAGCGCCGCATCCTACTGGGATTGGCGCAGAAAGTGCCATTAGGCGAGCTATCAAGGATAGTGGTTTGCATTTGCATCAGATCGACTATATCAATGCCCACGGTACATCAACACCCTTGAACGATGCCCAGGAATCCGCTGTCATAAAGCGTATTTTTGGTTCTCAGCCTCCCTTAATTTCATCAACCAAATCGATGTTAGGCCATTGGATAGCGGCAGCAGGCGCCATTGAAGCCGTGGCGACGGTTTTGACTGTAAAGCATAAATTCATTCCACCTACGATTAATCTTGAAATTGCCGATCCACTTTGTGATTTGGACTATGTCCCAAATTATGGGCGGCCTTTCCTGGTGAAGAATGCGATAACCAATTCATTTGGTTTTGGTGGAATCAATTCCTGCTTAGTTATAGGGGATTACGATGGAAAATAA
- a CDS encoding beta-ketoacyl synthase N-terminal-like domain-containing protein has product MAGITTEKVAVTGYGLIVRNHDCPSDLFNSLMEERSLICEDALLKKYGINNIPSAKLTSTDIDKLRNQFNVTKQPSNNRVLLMAYCAGENSLQMAGLTHQKLKQYKCELFFANNKMFIDGDTLTHYFNENTSSSEYIDIEHVGALMRPYEIAEELIKRFHLSGQPRVYSDACTAGMVALYSAYLTIKSGRRNIALVGASEEATHPIMQILFKKVRALYDGKFTELNQSSRAFDKDRAGCVLADASAFLVVENYAHAIARKAKILAEIAGMSRQSEGYKMTSTDLSGKYYLNCMSSALKDAELLPEDIDHISSHGTSTVNNDLAESKAINALFPHQPPVISTKSAMGHSLAVSGLLETILSIETLNNNQLLPSLNFSELGKIDGLIHVNKAAKALRVKHILSNSFGFGGENSSLILKRAEG; this is encoded by the coding sequence ATGGCTGGTATAACGACAGAGAAAGTTGCTGTAACCGGTTATGGTTTGATTGTTAGAAATCATGATTGCCCAAGTGATTTATTCAATTCATTGATGGAGGAAAGATCACTTATCTGTGAAGACGCGTTGTTAAAAAAATATGGAATAAATAATATTCCAAGCGCTAAATTAACTTCCACAGATATAGATAAGTTACGTAATCAATTCAACGTTACGAAGCAACCCTCCAATAATCGTGTTTTATTGATGGCTTATTGTGCAGGCGAAAATAGTTTGCAAATGGCAGGATTAACCCATCAGAAACTGAAACAATATAAATGTGAGTTATTTTTTGCCAACAATAAGATGTTTATTGATGGTGATACGCTAACTCATTACTTCAATGAGAATACATCTTCCTCAGAATATATTGACATTGAACATGTTGGGGCGCTGATGCGCCCGTATGAAATTGCTGAAGAATTGATTAAGCGTTTTCATCTATCGGGGCAACCAAGAGTCTATAGTGATGCTTGTACGGCAGGTATGGTCGCTCTCTATTCTGCATATCTCACCATTAAAAGTGGTCGGCGCAATATAGCCCTGGTGGGTGCTTCTGAAGAAGCTACTCACCCTATTATGCAAATCTTATTCAAAAAAGTCAGGGCGCTTTATGATGGTAAATTTACAGAATTAAATCAATCTTCACGGGCATTTGATAAAGACAGAGCAGGCTGCGTTTTGGCGGATGCTTCTGCGTTTCTGGTGGTTGAAAATTATGCTCACGCTATTGCCAGAAAGGCAAAAATATTGGCTGAGATTGCAGGCATGTCCCGACAATCTGAAGGTTATAAAATGACATCAACGGATTTATCGGGAAAATATTACCTCAACTGCATGTCTTCAGCGCTGAAAGATGCTGAATTATTGCCTGAAGATATCGATCACATCAGTTCTCATGGCACTTCAACGGTCAATAATGATCTTGCGGAAAGTAAAGCGATTAATGCACTTTTCCCTCATCAACCACCCGTTATTTCTACTAAATCAGCGATGGGGCATTCATTAGCGGTGAGTGGGCTACTGGAAACGATACTTTCAATTGAAACGCTGAATAATAATCAACTTCTTCCCAGCCTTAACTTTTCTGAATTGGGAAAAATTGATGGCTTAATTCATGTAAACAAGGCGGCAAAAGCTCTGCGGGTCAAGCATATCCTCAGTAATTCCTTTGGCTTTGGTGGAGAGAATAGTAGTTTGATTTTAAAACGAGCTGAGGGATAG
- a CDS encoding acyl carrier protein yields MEKYISAVCEEVSSILFVDKSEINENSSLINELGADSLDVIDLSFNLGKKFKITMPTKSLFSHVQDTVSESIINQLLIGDVLTEEGKGLLAFSCYNYTSEQLESIHTLGDLFGETNVHNWASLCKSICESNVENADDIILTEIKKYCHDILIKS; encoded by the coding sequence ATGGAAAAATATATTTCTGCTGTATGTGAAGAAGTTTCTTCAATTCTTTTTGTTGATAAAAGTGAAATTAATGAAAATTCTTCATTAATTAATGAATTAGGCGCTGACTCTTTGGATGTCATTGATCTTTCATTTAATCTTGGAAAAAAATTTAAAATCACCATGCCAACAAAAAGCCTCTTTTCTCATGTCCAGGATACTGTTTCTGAAAGCATTATCAATCAGTTGTTAATTGGAGATGTTCTTACTGAGGAAGGAAAGGGATTACTAGCTTTTAGTTGTTATAATTATACATCAGAACAATTAGAATCTATCCATACACTGGGTGATTTATTTGGTGAAACTAATGTTCATAATTGGGCTTCATTATGCAAATCCATTTGTGAATCAAATGTTGAAAATGCAGATGATATTATTTTGACCGAAATAAAAAAATACTGTCATGATATCTTAATTAAATCATAA
- a CDS encoding energy transducer TonB, producing the protein MTNTAILDNPAACFPLIPKRRLLVGILIAILLHTSLIWLFKRHASYDDDTAHHINNNASTLGLSITMVAAPSWENKPEPVSPPSPLLTAPESPTKPELVLDKAIHPENKVVKPPEADKPKKRQKQQKEKPQEMAEKKTTQSPQVQKDNQTEQETHGSDQANSEGSMSRAATSQPLVGQGNSEVDNYYARLRQEIERHKRYPRKAKRMKQQGSVIVKFMLQNDGSITAAGIVQSSGNSAIDNEALKTLSLAKSVGFRPANMNPEVTLEIDFKLK; encoded by the coding sequence ATGACCAATACAGCCATATTAGATAATCCAGCCGCGTGTTTTCCATTAATTCCCAAAAGGAGATTGCTGGTTGGTATCCTAATCGCCATTTTATTGCATACCAGTTTAATATGGCTGTTCAAACGACATGCTTCATATGATGATGACACGGCACATCATATCAACAACAACGCTTCTACTCTGGGGTTATCTATTACGATGGTTGCTGCCCCATCGTGGGAAAATAAACCGGAGCCTGTTTCTCCGCCATCCCCACTTTTGACTGCACCGGAATCACCAACAAAACCGGAACTCGTGCTGGATAAAGCCATTCATCCTGAAAATAAGGTAGTCAAACCGCCTGAAGCCGATAAACCCAAGAAACGTCAAAAGCAGCAGAAAGAAAAACCGCAAGAAATGGCAGAAAAGAAAACCACCCAATCACCACAGGTACAGAAAGACAATCAGACAGAGCAGGAAACGCACGGTAGCGATCAGGCTAATTCAGAAGGCAGTATGAGCCGCGCAGCGACGTCACAACCTTTGGTGGGACAAGGAAATAGCGAAGTGGACAATTACTATGCAAGACTGCGGCAAGAAATTGAACGCCATAAACGTTATCCCCGCAAGGCAAAGAGAATGAAGCAACAAGGTTCGGTCATCGTCAAATTTATGCTGCAAAATGACGGTTCCATTACTGCTGCCGGAATCGTTCAATCCTCTGGTAACAGTGCGATAGATAATGAAGCCCTGAAAACCCTCAGTCTCGCTAAATCTGTTGGTTTCAGGCCTGCAAATATGAATCCAGAGGTAACACTTGAGATCGATTTTAAATTGAAATGA